A region of Rhodamnia argentea isolate NSW1041297 chromosome 9, ASM2092103v1, whole genome shotgun sequence DNA encodes the following proteins:
- the LOC115729099 gene encoding premnaspirodiene oxygenase-like gives MLQLSAFSFFFSLLLFLFILVKLISNRHGTKRFNLRLPPGPKKLPVIGNLHQMFGELPHHRLTSLAKTYGPVFHLQLGELPMAVISTPEVAKEVLKTQELTFAEKPLLQVAKITSYENSSMIFAPYGEYWRQLRKICVLELLSVKRVRSFTWARDVEVNNLIKHIESSSGLPLNLSEKIFACINSIICKAAFGQNCKQQDELISSIQEVVRLGSGLSLAELFPSLPFLIYINGMKYKLDKVKQKYDEILNTILADHKMQREQCLARPEDTLDKEDLVDVLLRLQESDEIGFHLTTDNIKAVILDMIGAGSETSSSTIIWAMSEMLKNPKVMAKAQNEIRRVLKGKGCVRELDIEELNYLKCVVKETLRMHPPGPLIPRTAREGCKVDGYDIPVNSRVLINVHAIGRDPRYWTNPEKFEPERFIESSVDYKGMHYQLLPFGSGRRVCPGIAFASAGFELILASLLYHYDWKPANGQAPEQLDMTEVFGATVGRKDDLYVIASPFSLISA, from the exons ATGCTTCAGCTCTCTgccttttcgtttttcttttcgttgcttctctttttgttcattCTGGTTAAACTGATCTCTAACAGACATGGAACAAAAAGGTTCAATCTTAGGCTGCCTCCAGGCCCGAAAAAGTTGCCAGTTATTGGAAATCTGCACCAGATGTTCGGTGAACTACCGCACCATCGCCTAACCAGCTTAGCAAAAACATATGGTCCGGTTTTCCATCTCCAACTCGGCGAGCTTCCCATGGCAGTAATTTCCACTCCTGAAGTAGCCAAGGAGGTCCTCAAGACCCAAGAGCTCACTTTCGCCGAGAAGCCGCTGCTTCAGGTAGCCAAAATCACAAGCTACGAAAACTCGAGTATGATCTTCGCCCCATATGGAGAATACTGGAGGCAACTCCGCAAGATCTGCGTTCTAGAACTTCTGAGTGTTAAACGTGTGCGGTCATTCACATGGGCGCGAGATGTGGAGGTGAACAATCTCATCAAACACATCGAATCATCGTCGGGTCTCCCTCTTAATCTCAGCGAGAAGATCTTCGCCTGCATTAATTCCATCATTTGCAAGGCGGCTTTCGGTCAAAACTGCAAACAGCAGGATGAGTTGATCTCATCGATTCAGGAGGTCGTGAGGTTGGGGAGCGGGTTGAGCCTAGCCGAGCTCTTCCCTTCCCTACCGTTTCTAATTTACATTAACGGGATGAAATATAAGTTGGATAAGGTAAAGCAAAAGTACGATGAAATCTTGAATACTATTCTTGCTGACCACAAAATGCAACGAGAACAATGCTTAGCTAGGCCAGAAGATACGCTGGATAAGGAAGATTTAGTCGATGTGCTACTGCGTCTCCAGGAGTCTGACGAGATTGGGTTTCATCTTACCACGGACAACATTAAGGCCGTCATCTTG GATATGATTGGTGCGGGAAGCGAGACATCATCATCAACGATAATATGGGCGATGTCGGAAATGCTCAAGAACCCAAAGGTGATGGCCAAAGCCCAGAATGAGATCCGGCGGGTTTTAAAGGGAAAGGGCTGCGTTCGAGAGTTGGATATCGAAGAACTTAATTACCTAAAGTGTGTTGTCAAAGAAACTCTCAGAATGCATCCACCAGGACCATTGATCCCCAGAACAGCAAGGGAAGGATGCAAGGTGGATGGCTACGATATTCCTGTGAACTCGAGAGTCCTGATCAATGTGCATGCTATAGGGAGAGATCCAAGATATTGGACAAACCCGGAGAAATTCGAGCCGGAGAGGTTCATCGAATCTTCAGTGGATTATAAGGGGATGCACTATCAATTGCTCCCTTTTGGATCTGGTCGGAGGGTCTGTCCTGGCATTGCATTTGCCTCAGCCGGCTTCGAACTTATACTAGCATCACTGTTATATCATTATGATTGGAAGCCAGCAAATGGGCAAGCGCCTGAACAACTCGACATGACAGAAGTTTTCGGTGCCACAGTTGGGAGAAAGGATGATTTGTACGTGATTGCTTCaccattttctttaatttcagCTTGA